A window of the Desulforapulum autotrophicum HRM2 genome harbors these coding sequences:
- a CDS encoding PA4780 family RIO1-like protein kinase, with protein MKIPKRIQPLIDEGLVDEVLRQLMSGKEAAVYVVRCGSEIRCAKVYKESDQRSFRQAVQYQEGRKVRNTRRARAMEKRSKFGRNQQEQVWQTAEVDALYRLASVKVRVPQPYGCFDGVLLMELITDDEGQVAPRLSDVSMSVEKALQDHAVVMGYVMQMLSAGIVHGDLSEFNVLVDDSGPVIIDLPQAVDATANNHAQWMLERDVTNITDYYARFAPELAGKPFAKEIWARYEGGELNPEVPLTGQFEESSETADVDAVLKEIKEAWEEEQERLRRAEETY; from the coding sequence ATGAAAATCCCGAAAAGAATTCAACCCCTTATTGATGAAGGTCTGGTGGATGAAGTCCTCCGCCAGTTGATGAGCGGCAAAGAAGCCGCTGTATATGTGGTACGTTGCGGTTCCGAGATCCGTTGTGCCAAGGTTTACAAGGAATCTGACCAGCGCAGCTTCAGGCAGGCCGTACAATACCAGGAGGGGCGTAAGGTGCGTAACACCCGCCGGGCCCGTGCCATGGAAAAACGATCCAAGTTCGGCCGTAACCAGCAGGAACAGGTGTGGCAGACTGCCGAAGTGGATGCCCTGTATCGACTCGCCAGTGTCAAGGTGCGGGTTCCCCAGCCCTATGGCTGCTTTGATGGCGTCCTGCTCATGGAACTCATCACCGACGACGAGGGCCAGGTTGCTCCCCGCCTGAGCGATGTTTCCATGTCCGTTGAAAAGGCGCTCCAGGACCATGCCGTTGTCATGGGATACGTGATGCAGATGCTCTCTGCCGGAATCGTTCACGGTGACTTGTCTGAATTTAATGTGCTGGTGGATGACTCCGGCCCGGTGATCATCGACCTTCCCCAGGCCGTTGATGCCACAGCCAACAACCACGCCCAGTGGATGCTGGAACGGGACGTCACCAATATCACCGACTATTACGCCCGGTTTGCCCCGGAACTTGCGGGCAAACCCTTTGCCAAGGAAATCTGGGCGCGCTACGAGGGTGGCGAATTAAATCCCGAAGTCCCGCTGACCGGTCAGTTCGAGGAAAGCAGCGAAACCGCCGATGTGGATGCCGTGCTCAAGGAGATCAAAGAGGCTTGGGAAGAAGAACAGGAACGCCTTCGCAGGGCCGAAGAGACGTATTAA
- a CDS encoding alanyl-tRNA editing protein: MKKSIDPGMHSAEHILNGTMDQLFNCGRCFSAHIERKKSKCDYHFTRALTPEELIQIESQVNRVIRANMKVTDTCIPMAEADKRFNLSRLPDGRSDEIRIVSIGDYDACPCIGTHVSETSELGTFRITTSDFKDGVLRIRFKLNR, from the coding sequence TTGAAGAAATCCATTGATCCGGGAATGCACTCGGCAGAACATATTCTTAACGGTACCATGGACCAGTTGTTCAACTGCGGACGTTGTTTCAGCGCACACATCGAACGAAAGAAGTCCAAGTGCGACTATCACTTTACCAGAGCCCTCACCCCGGAGGAGTTGATCCAAATTGAGTCCCAGGTGAACCGGGTAATCCGTGCCAATATGAAAGTGACAGACACCTGTATCCCCATGGCTGAGGCAGACAAACGGTTCAACCTGAGTCGCCTTCCAGATGGCCGTTCCGACGAGATACGCATCGTAAGCATCGGTGATTATGATGCCTGTCCCTGCATCGGGACCCACGTGTCGGAAACGTCGGAACTTGGCACCTTTCGAATTACGACCTCGGATTTTAAGGACGGCGTACTCAGGATCCGTTTTAAACTGAACCGATAA
- a CDS encoding HD-GYP domain-containing protein, which produces MTKQKSDGFLYFPLGKLAKDETIFKDADKRSFRDAYKFILKPILGKQLAVNTYYKNDLIAAANTRITMDLLRIFDELKINFKVNRVEITEEERNNALDSAMAQIMKIKHDFFNAMDKKEIPAMQKTLKGFLRETLASCKMDRFHAHDELVAGYLAFANSAITSQDQYLWTAMALKKIIDNEKRILGLGKSENGETIEHVVKTTWLSLMLARKLDDFDNSDCETLSIICMGHDGGKVLVPEEILYKKGRLTQLENDIMKSHVLFSYLFASNNQQDLNFESFAMALHHVKENKSLAQSYGIMSDTHTSFYEYLTPGAQTKLNEIYHSTKKYYRLISLADTFEAIASPRVYKKASSIGATLSIMISSHQKYGLFYPPYLEAFVGFWIQEVLPKNLKFRINDEILDLYCKKLSLTFEQREHCKENCLGAIINSCSTLGTDIHCVVFDPGTRKVVFELSFPPMVLLKDFYF; this is translated from the coding sequence TTGACTAAACAGAAGAGTGACGGGTTTTTATATTTTCCCCTTGGAAAACTTGCCAAAGATGAAACGATCTTCAAAGATGCAGATAAACGCAGCTTTCGAGATGCATATAAATTTATTTTAAAGCCGATTCTTGGTAAACAGCTTGCCGTCAACACCTACTATAAAAACGACTTGATTGCCGCAGCTAATACCCGGATTACAATGGATCTGCTTCGTATCTTTGACGAGCTTAAAATTAATTTCAAGGTTAATCGGGTAGAAATCACTGAAGAAGAACGAAACAATGCCCTTGATTCTGCAATGGCACAGATCATGAAAATCAAGCATGATTTTTTTAACGCCATGGACAAAAAAGAGATCCCGGCCATGCAAAAAACACTCAAGGGCTTTCTTCGCGAAACCCTGGCCTCGTGTAAAATGGACCGTTTCCACGCCCACGATGAATTAGTGGCAGGATACCTGGCGTTTGCCAATAGCGCCATTACATCCCAGGACCAGTATCTGTGGACGGCCATGGCCCTGAAAAAGATAATTGACAACGAGAAACGGATTTTGGGCCTGGGAAAATCGGAAAATGGTGAAACCATCGAGCATGTCGTAAAAACCACATGGCTTTCGCTAATGCTTGCCAGGAAACTGGATGATTTTGATAATTCTGATTGTGAAACCCTGAGTATCATCTGCATGGGCCATGACGGGGGAAAGGTCCTTGTGCCCGAAGAAATACTGTACAAGAAGGGACGGCTGACCCAACTGGAAAACGATATCATGAAAAGCCATGTGCTGTTCTCCTATCTGTTTGCCTCCAACAATCAACAGGATCTCAATTTTGAATCTTTTGCCATGGCTCTGCACCATGTCAAGGAAAACAAATCTTTGGCCCAGAGCTATGGAATCATGAGTGACACCCATACCTCGTTTTACGAATATCTCACACCTGGGGCCCAGACAAAGCTCAATGAAATTTACCATTCAACCAAGAAATATTACCGTTTAATCAGCCTTGCAGACACCTTTGAGGCCATTGCATCCCCCCGGGTTTACAAAAAGGCATCTTCCATCGGGGCAACCCTGTCCATCATGATCAGCAGTCATCAAAAATACGGGTTGTTTTACCCCCCGTATTTAGAGGCGTTTGTGGGTTTCTGGATACAGGAGGTTCTTCCTAAAAATCTCAAGTTCAGAATCAATGACGAGATCCTGGATCTATATTGTAAAAAATTATCCTTAACGTTTGAGCAAAGAGAGCACTGCAAAGAGAATTGTCTGGGGGCAATTATCAACTCCTGCTCAACCTTGGGAACCGATATACATTGCGTTGTTTTTGATCCTGGAACCCGGAAGGTAGTGTTTGAGCTGTCATTTCCGCCAATGGTACTTTTAAAGGATTTCTATTTTTAA
- a CDS encoding transporter substrate-binding domain-containing diguanylate cyclase — protein MGQSGFCIRGMALITAMVLVFVLGVQRGGCATHDLETVILQLDWKHNAEFVGFYAAKDQGFYREVGLDVRFVEPGPHTDPVREVVAGRADYGLGQSDLVLGAMKGRPIVLLSNFLKRSSVFVVARPEIEQVSDLAGKAVMGDPAMGKVAELAHMFKAGKLDPGTLNWVPSTFDVDGFARGKADAMVLHVTDRPFVGTPGRRYSVFTPSDFGADFLGQSLFTSKESLADHSDRARRFVEASCRGWAFAMDQDEAVTAALVAAHVPKKSLETLILGVRAVKKRVLPATYDLGTMDRSSLQRIADTFVSLGMADSDYDLSGFIFDPSGGMTPLTQVSLTGLERRFLADHPVVTVAFEDNSKPFSFVADQGHQGFAHDYYGLLAKKTGLQFSSEFGSWTANLDRFKAGKVDLIDGISFDRDRQSFTLFSPPYYTIPLTLFTRNEFGFYFNISQLFGRRVGIVRDVYFKEALAGYPEINIVALADTQALMQGLSEGLVDAVIINLGDGLSTIRKLNLTNVRSAGAIALEGKTKEDLRIGVRVNLPVLLTIVKKGMAAVTASELASLRDKWLLPAPGSTGLRIHLTDSEKDFLVNHQVIRVGNEENWPPFDLNVDGEARGFGVDLLKLVADRIGIHLEFVPDHTWDETVTLFYDKKIDVLHSLTRNQEREKHALFSLPFYSSPHVLMCRKDAPPVTDIRSLYGKTLAMPEKWAVVDYLRLHHPEIKLIYTADTMEALSEVSQGRAFGTIEQEAVLHYFMKKYGFSSLKKAFTFDEFDNLGNASMYIAVRNDWPQLMDLMDKALKTVSPGEMAGLEVKWFGQAKQNHWNRGGTLELSGGEEAFLKNLKKIRFSIHSDAMPFEGDEGGAPAGMVADFIPLFEKKLGVPFQYVPTAANASAVDTLKSGRCDLLPMVAVSHLVDENLGLTEPYLSLSVGIIVNESFPFIKGLGDLAGKDVGIVRDSDLGPALVAGFPLVEFKTVGSVGRGLLEVSSGKLSALVVDLPVASNYIEKLGLSNLKVVGHLDRLKSIGMATQQKSVELNRIMRKLVDSLTREEVDGIYQKWVTLRFEHRFNYKNMWRYLFITALLFSGILFWNRKLSAFNRQMAEANAKLEQLSVTDRLTGLYNRMKIDDTLLEEIGRVLRYNYPLSLILMDIDLFKQVNDTHGHQAGDAVLIQMAKTMDKNIRSTDICGRWGGEEFMVICPHTDLKGALSLAEHLRESIARQIFPHVITQTGSFGVAQYGNGDSEADLIARADRAMYLAKEGGRNRVESVL, from the coding sequence ATGGGACAGTCTGGTTTTTGTATACGAGGGATGGCGTTGATAACGGCCATGGTCCTTGTGTTTGTCCTGGGTGTTCAAAGGGGTGGGTGCGCCACACACGATCTTGAGACGGTGATCCTGCAGCTTGACTGGAAGCACAATGCCGAGTTTGTCGGGTTTTATGCCGCAAAAGACCAGGGGTTTTACCGGGAAGTGGGGCTTGATGTCCGATTTGTCGAACCAGGACCCCATACCGATCCTGTCCGGGAAGTAGTGGCCGGACGGGCCGATTATGGCCTTGGGCAGTCTGATCTTGTACTTGGGGCCATGAAGGGGCGACCCATTGTTCTGCTGTCTAACTTTTTAAAGCGATCGTCGGTTTTTGTGGTGGCAAGGCCGGAGATTGAGCAGGTGTCAGACCTTGCCGGAAAGGCCGTCATGGGCGATCCAGCCATGGGTAAGGTTGCCGAGCTTGCCCATATGTTCAAGGCAGGCAAGTTGGATCCTGGGACCTTAAATTGGGTCCCCTCCACCTTTGATGTCGATGGTTTTGCCCGGGGAAAGGCCGACGCCATGGTGCTCCATGTAACGGACCGGCCCTTTGTGGGTACCCCCGGCAGGAGGTATTCGGTCTTTACCCCGTCGGATTTCGGGGCCGATTTCCTTGGCCAGAGCCTTTTCACCTCAAAGGAGTCCCTTGCAGACCATTCAGACCGGGCAAGGCGTTTTGTCGAGGCCAGTTGCCGGGGATGGGCCTTTGCCATGGACCAGGATGAGGCTGTGACGGCAGCCCTTGTTGCAGCCCATGTTCCAAAGAAGAGCCTTGAGACCCTGATTCTTGGCGTTCGGGCCGTTAAAAAACGGGTCCTTCCTGCCACCTATGACCTGGGGACCATGGATCGTTCAAGCCTCCAGCGAATCGCCGACACCTTTGTTTCCCTTGGCATGGCTGATTCAGACTATGACCTGAGTGGTTTTATCTTTGACCCCTCCGGAGGGATGACCCCCCTGACACAGGTATCCCTGACCGGGTTGGAAAGAAGATTCCTGGCCGATCACCCCGTTGTAACCGTGGCATTTGAGGATAATTCCAAACCCTTTTCCTTTGTTGCCGACCAGGGCCACCAAGGGTTTGCCCATGACTATTACGGGCTTCTGGCCAAAAAAACCGGGCTTCAATTTTCGTCGGAATTCGGCTCCTGGACAGCCAACCTGGATCGGTTTAAGGCCGGGAAGGTGGACCTTATCGATGGGATCTCGTTTGACCGTGACCGCCAATCGTTTACCCTGTTTTCCCCACCGTACTACACCATTCCCCTGACCCTGTTTACCCGGAATGAATTTGGTTTTTATTTCAACATCTCCCAGCTTTTTGGACGACGCGTGGGCATTGTCCGGGATGTTTACTTCAAGGAGGCCCTTGCCGGTTATCCTGAAATTAATATTGTTGCCCTTGCCGATACCCAGGCCCTGATGCAGGGACTTTCAGAAGGCCTTGTGGATGCCGTTATCATCAACCTGGGCGATGGTCTGAGTACCATCAGGAAACTGAACCTCACCAATGTACGTTCTGCCGGAGCCATCGCCCTTGAAGGGAAAACAAAGGAGGACCTCAGGATCGGGGTCAGGGTGAACCTGCCCGTTCTTCTGACCATCGTTAAAAAGGGAATGGCTGCCGTTACCGCATCTGAGCTTGCATCCCTGAGGGACAAGTGGCTGCTGCCGGCGCCGGGGAGTACGGGGTTGAGAATTCATCTGACGGACAGTGAAAAGGATTTCCTGGTAAACCACCAGGTAATCCGTGTGGGAAACGAGGAAAACTGGCCTCCGTTTGATCTCAATGTGGATGGTGAAGCCCGGGGGTTTGGTGTTGACCTGCTAAAGCTTGTGGCCGATCGTATCGGCATTCATCTGGAATTTGTCCCGGACCATACCTGGGATGAGACCGTGACCCTGTTCTACGACAAAAAGATTGATGTACTCCACAGTCTCACCCGGAACCAGGAGCGGGAAAAGCACGCCCTTTTTTCCCTGCCCTTTTATTCTTCACCCCATGTGCTGATGTGCCGGAAGGATGCCCCGCCCGTGACCGACATCAGGTCGCTTTACGGCAAGACCCTTGCCATGCCCGAAAAATGGGCCGTGGTCGATTATCTGCGACTGCACCACCCGGAAATCAAACTCATATACACAGCCGACACCATGGAAGCCCTGTCCGAGGTGTCCCAGGGAAGGGCTTTTGGCACCATTGAACAAGAGGCTGTTCTCCATTATTTCATGAAAAAGTATGGGTTCTCTTCGCTTAAAAAGGCCTTCACCTTTGATGAATTTGACAATCTTGGCAACGCCTCCATGTACATTGCCGTTCGAAACGACTGGCCCCAGCTCATGGATCTTATGGACAAGGCGTTGAAAACGGTTTCTCCAGGGGAGATGGCAGGCCTTGAGGTCAAGTGGTTTGGCCAGGCAAAACAGAACCACTGGAACAGAGGCGGCACCCTTGAACTTTCGGGAGGGGAAGAGGCCTTTTTGAAAAATCTAAAAAAGATACGATTCTCCATTCATTCGGACGCCATGCCCTTTGAGGGGGATGAGGGCGGTGCACCGGCCGGAATGGTGGCCGACTTCATTCCACTCTTTGAAAAAAAACTGGGCGTTCCCTTTCAATACGTTCCGACAGCCGCCAATGCTTCAGCGGTTGATACCCTGAAGTCCGGCCGATGCGACCTTTTGCCCATGGTGGCCGTTTCCCATCTTGTGGACGAAAACCTGGGTCTTACCGAACCCTATCTTTCCCTTTCCGTGGGAATCATTGTGAATGAGTCATTCCCCTTTATTAAGGGTTTGGGAGACCTGGCCGGCAAGGATGTGGGAATCGTACGGGACAGTGATCTTGGGCCGGCCCTTGTGGCAGGCTTTCCCCTGGTGGAGTTCAAGACCGTGGGGAGCGTGGGCCGGGGGTTGCTCGAAGTCTCATCGGGAAAATTGTCCGCCCTTGTGGTCGATCTTCCGGTTGCCTCCAACTATATCGAAAAACTGGGCCTTTCCAATCTCAAGGTGGTCGGTCACCTGGATCGGTTAAAATCCATCGGTATGGCAACCCAGCAAAAGTCAGTGGAACTCAATCGCATCATGAGAAAGCTTGTGGATTCCCTGACCAGGGAAGAGGTGGACGGGATTTATCAGAAATGGGTCACCCTCCGATTTGAGCACAGGTTTAACTACAAAAACATGTGGCGGTACCTGTTTATTACTGCCCTGCTTTTTTCTGGTATTCTTTTCTGGAATCGTAAACTCTCAGCCTTTAACCGGCAGATGGCTGAGGCCAATGCAAAGCTTGAACAGCTTTCTGTCACGGACCGGCTTACAGGACTCTACAACCGCATGAAGATTGATGACACCCTGCTTGAAGAAATCGGGCGGGTGTTAAGATACAACTATCCCCTTTCCTTGATTTTAATGGATATAGACCTTTTTAAACAGGTCAATGACACCCATGGGCACCAGGCAGGGGATGCGGTTCTGATTCAAATGGCAAAAACCATGGATAAAAATATCCGATCTACCGACATCTGTGGCAGGTGGGGTGGAGAGGAGTTTATGGTCATCTGTCCCCATACGGATCTCAAGGGCGCCCTCAGCCTGGCGGAACATCTCAGAGAATCCATTGCTCGACAGATCTTTCCCCATGTGATAACCCAGACAGGAAGCTTTGGCGTGGCCCAGTACGGGAACGGCGATTCAGAGGCCGATCTCATTGCCCGGGCTGACCGGGCCATGTACCTTGCAAAGGAGGGGGGCAGAAACCGGGTGGAATCGGTTTTGTGA
- a CDS encoding ATP-dependent helicase gives MELSEQQQTAVLHTGSPALVVAGAGSGKTRTLTAKIMHLIGQGFDPTRILAITFTNKAAQEMKSRLYKLSGLGYAKFPWVRTYHSACLVIFKTHSHEIGYSSPIQICSIYQQKKIVTEILVNNNLEKKHAGNLISIISRAKNSANPDRYFDEHPRMGIIRVVDLYKAYEQRLFEANLVDFDNILLKTRDILRDFPEIQQRYKQQFTHILVDEYQDTNNLQDELTRLLLGDHGNLFCVGDDWQAVYGFRGSNVNHFLQFSNRYDNARIFRLEENYRSADEIVQAANGLIDFNADKMDKKCFSQKKGGVVEIHEFFSEGEEAEWVAKRLKALNCKGEGIDFDKIAVVYRTKFCSLAFEKIFRMFKIPYRLMGAQGFFERMEILDINSYLSAAQFPNDDVSFERIINTPKRGIGPAMVKKIGTMKEEGMSLSGAARKMVQERVLTPKIHGELSKLLELLDSLWDLPPNQAMERVLDGTAYFDYLKKKVKTEAEFISKKENIEQLVYTAREKSTILEYLEEAALIREDTKDEDDDGEGVALLTIHSAKGLEFDTVFVVGCEEKLFPHWRSIDAGEQAIQEERRLMYVAMTRAERFLYLSHANYRKGQFAMRSRFIDQIEECMA, from the coding sequence ATGGAATTATCCGAACAGCAGCAGACGGCAGTCCTTCACACGGGGTCACCCGCCCTTGTGGTTGCAGGGGCAGGATCCGGCAAGACCCGGACCCTGACGGCAAAGATCATGCACCTCATCGGCCAGGGGTTTGATCCCACAAGAATCCTTGCCATCACCTTTACCAATAAGGCGGCCCAGGAGATGAAGAGTCGCCTTTATAAACTGTCCGGCCTTGGGTATGCCAAGTTTCCCTGGGTCAGGACCTACCATTCGGCCTGTCTTGTTATTTTCAAGACCCATAGCCATGAGATCGGTTACTCATCTCCCATCCAGATCTGCTCGATTTACCAGCAGAAAAAGATCGTGACGGAGATCCTTGTGAACAACAACCTTGAAAAAAAGCATGCCGGCAATCTCATCTCCATCATCTCAAGGGCAAAGAATTCGGCCAATCCAGACCGTTATTTTGACGAGCACCCGAGGATGGGCATAATCCGGGTGGTTGATCTTTACAAGGCGTATGAACAAAGATTGTTTGAGGCCAACCTGGTTGACTTTGACAACATCCTGCTGAAAACCCGGGACATTCTCAGGGATTTTCCCGAAATTCAGCAGCGGTACAAGCAACAGTTCACCCACATCCTTGTGGACGAATACCAGGATACCAACAATCTCCAGGACGAACTTACCAGGCTTTTGCTGGGTGATCACGGTAATCTTTTCTGCGTGGGGGATGACTGGCAGGCCGTGTATGGGTTCAGGGGCAGCAATGTTAACCATTTTCTTCAGTTTTCCAACCGGTATGACAATGCCAGGATTTTTCGCCTTGAGGAGAATTACCGGTCGGCCGATGAAATTGTCCAGGCGGCCAACGGGCTCATTGATTTTAATGCCGACAAGATGGACAAAAAGTGTTTCTCCCAGAAAAAGGGAGGGGTGGTCGAAATCCACGAGTTTTTTTCCGAAGGTGAAGAGGCCGAATGGGTTGCAAAGCGCCTCAAGGCCTTGAACTGCAAGGGTGAAGGCATTGATTTTGACAAGATTGCCGTGGTCTACCGCACCAAGTTCTGTTCCCTTGCCTTTGAAAAGATATTCAGGATGTTTAAAATTCCCTACCGCCTCATGGGTGCCCAGGGTTTTTTTGAACGGATGGAAATTCTGGACATCAATTCCTATCTGAGCGCGGCCCAGTTTCCCAACGACGACGTCTCGTTTGAGCGGATCATCAATACCCCTAAAAGGGGGATCGGGCCAGCCATGGTCAAGAAGATCGGCACCATGAAAGAAGAGGGGATGAGTCTGTCCGGTGCTGCCAGAAAAATGGTCCAGGAGCGGGTGCTGACCCCCAAGATCCATGGTGAGCTCTCAAAGCTCCTTGAGCTGCTGGATTCCCTCTGGGACCTGCCGCCCAACCAGGCCATGGAGCGGGTGCTGGATGGGACAGCTTACTTTGATTACCTGAAGAAAAAGGTCAAGACCGAGGCTGAATTTATCTCTAAAAAGGAGAACATCGAACAGCTGGTCTACACGGCACGGGAGAAATCCACCATCCTTGAGTATCTGGAAGAGGCGGCCCTGATTCGGGAGGACACCAAGGACGAGGATGACGACGGGGAAGGGGTGGCCCTCTTGACCATCCACTCGGCCAAGGGACTTGAATTTGACACGGTGTTCGTGGTCGGGTGTGAGGAAAAGCTTTTCCCCCACTGGCGATCCATTGATGCCGGAGAGCAGGCCATCCAGGAAGAAAGACGACTCATGTATGTTGCCATGACAAGGGCCGAACGCTTTCTCTATCTTTCCCATGCCAATTATCGAAAAGGTCAGTTTGCCATGCGGTCAAGGTTCATCGATCAGATTGAGGAATGTATGGCGTGA
- a CDS encoding phosphomannomutase/phosphoglucomutase — MNPGIFREYDIRGIAGKEFVDEDVVKIGRAYGTLLDRDNNRRVVVGRDCRLTSDHYSVLFIEGILSTGCDVIDIGVCPTPVLYFAIHHLNAQGGAMVTASHNPPEYNGFKLMNGPDSIHSQGLQEVRRIIDSGVYVQGRGTIEISDALTPYMAYIQENVCLKRPLRIGVDAGNGTGGVTALPVLKGLGCEVHDLYCDMDGTFPNHGSDPTVKANMVELIDLVKAKKLDLGVGYDGDADRIGVVDEHGNIIYGDQLMVIFAREILKRKPGATFISEVKCSMVMYNDIEQHGGRAIMWKTGHSLIKKKMKEANAELAGEMSGHMFFKDRYFGFDDALYATCRLLEIVADTGRTVSQLIEDLPVTFTTPEIRVECDDSRKFDVVAAITEQFKKTHEVIDIDGMRALFGDGWGLVRASNTQPALVLRFEALTQQRLVEIRSMVETALEKIISKTP, encoded by the coding sequence ATGAATCCGGGAATTTTCAGGGAGTACGATATCCGGGGAATTGCAGGCAAGGAGTTTGTGGATGAAGATGTGGTCAAAATTGGTCGGGCCTATGGCACCCTCCTTGACCGGGACAACAATCGACGGGTGGTTGTGGGCCGGGATTGCAGATTAACTTCCGATCATTATTCCGTCCTCTTTATCGAGGGTATCCTTTCAACCGGATGTGATGTCATTGATATTGGTGTCTGTCCCACGCCCGTGCTCTACTTTGCCATCCACCACCTCAACGCCCAGGGTGGTGCCATGGTGACTGCCAGCCACAACCCGCCCGAGTATAACGGATTCAAGCTCATGAACGGGCCTGACAGTATCCACAGCCAGGGACTCCAGGAGGTGAGACGGATCATCGACTCGGGCGTATATGTACAGGGACGGGGAACCATTGAAATCAGCGATGCCCTCACCCCCTACATGGCCTATATTCAGGAGAATGTCTGCCTGAAACGACCCCTTCGCATCGGCGTTGATGCGGGCAATGGCACGGGCGGCGTCACGGCCCTGCCGGTCCTCAAAGGTCTGGGATGTGAGGTCCATGACCTTTACTGCGACATGGACGGCACTTTTCCCAACCACGGTTCAGATCCCACGGTCAAGGCCAACATGGTTGAACTCATTGACCTTGTCAAAGCAAAAAAACTGGATCTGGGCGTCGGGTATGACGGGGATGCCGACCGCATCGGCGTAGTCGACGAGCACGGGAACATCATCTACGGGGATCAGCTCATGGTAATCTTTGCCAGGGAGATTCTCAAGCGCAAACCCGGGGCTACCTTTATTTCTGAGGTCAAGTGCTCCATGGTCATGTACAATGACATTGAACAACACGGGGGCCGGGCCATCATGTGGAAGACGGGCCATTCCCTGATCAAGAAGAAGATGAAAGAGGCGAATGCCGAACTTGCAGGTGAGATGAGCGGCCACATGTTCTTTAAGGATCGGTATTTCGGTTTTGACGACGCCCTCTACGCCACTTGCAGGCTTCTTGAGATTGTTGCTGATACGGGCAGGACCGTATCCCAGCTGATTGAAGATCTTCCCGTCACCTTTACCACCCCTGAGATTCGGGTTGAATGTGACGATTCCAGAAAATTTGACGTAGTTGCCGCCATTACAGAGCAGTTTAAAAAGACCCACGAGGTCATTGACATTGATGGCATGCGGGCGCTCTTTGGCGACGGCTGGGGGCTTGTGCGGGCCTCCAACACCCAGCCTGCCCTGGTGTTGCGGTTTGAGGCATTAACACAACAAAGGCTTGTTGAGATCAGATCCATGGTTGAGACGGCCCTTGAAAAGATCATTTCCAAGACACCCTAA
- a CDS encoding undecaprenyl-diphosphate phosphatase: protein MELYQGVVLGVLQGLTEFLPVSSSGHLVLGQNFFGITEPALSFDISVHLGTLFAVALVFFKEIKAMVVSLGRLVQNLGSLKNFKQVVKADGDVRLAALIIVGSIPTAVIGLILKNYVHALFSSLVIVGSMLMVTGTFLWLTRHSTPGGKKVEQIGFGTALFIGVCQGVAVIPGISRSGATIAAGLFSGVERETAARYSFLLSMPAIAGAEILSLKESFATGAGFDTVTLLSTLTAFIVGTLALVALLKIVKKGRFYLFAPYCWVVGLISIIAGFVA from the coding sequence ATGGAATTATATCAGGGTGTTGTGCTTGGCGTTCTACAGGGGCTTACAGAATTTTTACCGGTTAGTTCATCGGGCCATCTTGTACTGGGCCAGAATTTTTTTGGCATTACAGAACCTGCCCTTTCGTTTGACATCAGTGTTCACCTGGGAACCCTTTTTGCCGTTGCCCTTGTCTTTTTTAAAGAGATCAAGGCCATGGTCGTCAGCCTTGGACGGCTGGTGCAGAACCTGGGTTCACTGAAGAATTTCAAGCAGGTTGTCAAGGCAGATGGAGATGTCCGGCTTGCGGCCCTCATCATTGTGGGATCCATTCCAACGGCAGTTATCGGGCTGATTCTGAAAAATTATGTCCATGCTCTATTTTCTTCTCTGGTGATTGTGGGCAGCATGCTCATGGTCACGGGAACCTTTCTCTGGTTGACCAGACATTCAACACCCGGGGGGAAAAAGGTCGAACAGATTGGGTTTGGAACGGCCCTCTTTATCGGAGTCTGCCAGGGGGTTGCCGTGATTCCGGGGATTTCCAGATCAGGTGCCACGATTGCAGCAGGTCTTTTTTCCGGGGTGGAGCGGGAAACAGCGGCAAGGTATTCGTTTCTGCTGTCCATGCCCGCCATTGCCGGTGCAGAGATATTGAGTCTCAAAGAGTCTTTTGCCACTGGTGCAGGTTTTGACACAGTGACCCTTTTAAGCACCCTGACCGCTTTTATCGTCGGCACACTGGCCCTGGTGGCGCTGTTGAAAATTGTCAAAAAAGGGAGATTCTATCTTTTTGCCCCCTATTGCTGGGTCGTTGGATTGATTTCAATTATAGCAGGATTTGTCGCCTAG